Below is a window of Deinococcus apachensis DSM 19763 DNA.
AAAGGCTTTCTGGAGGACGGGGCGAGCAGCAACATGTTCGCTTGCCTGGTCGGGGTGCTGGGAACGCTAGGCCGCCTGCCCACGACCACGAACATGATTCGGGGGGCGCAGCGGATGCCGGGGGCGCCTTCAAGACTGACGGCGCAGTTCACGCTTGGCCCCGACAGCGTGTCGGACGTGTGGGTGGGCGGCCGGGCGGAGCGGCTGGAGCCATGACGGCCCTGACCGACCTGCGCCGGGACGCCTCCGGCTCGGCGGTGACGGCGGGCTTCGTGGCGGTCGTGGTGGGCGCGGCGAGCAGCATCGGCCTGCTGGTGGGCGCGGCGCGCGACTTCGGGTTGACGCACGGGCAGACGGTGAGCTGGGTGCTGGCGTGCTACCTGGCGATCAGCGTGTCGGGCGCCGTGTTGACCTGGCGCCACCGCGCCCCGGTCAAGATGGCCTGGACGACGCCCGGGCTCGCCCTTGTCGCCTCCCTAGCTGCCGCGCGGGGCCTGAGCTACCCGGAAGTTCTGGGCGCCTACGTCCTCAGCGCCCTCATCATGACCGGGCTGGGCCTCTCGGGCGCCTTCGAGCGGGCCACCTCGCGCATTCCGCCCGCGCTGGCGAACGCGCTGCTCGCCGGGGTGCTGCTGCCCTTCGTCCTGGGCGCCTTCCGGGCCCTGCCCCAGGCCCCGGTTCCGGTGGGTGGAATGCTGCTGGTCTTTCTGGCCGGGCGGGTGTGGTTCACCCGCTGGGCGGTTCCGGCGGCGCTGCTCGCGGGGGCGGGGCTGTCACTGGCAGTCCACGTGGTGGGGCCGGTGACGGGGGCGGGTCTGGGAACCCTCGTCTGGACCACACCACAGTTCAGCCTGCGCGGCGTGCTGACCCTCGCGCTCCCCATGACGGTGCTGACCCTGGCCTCCCAGCAGCTTCCCGGCGTGGCGGTGCTGCGGAGCTGCGGCTTTGCCCGGGTGCCCACCTCACCGCTGATCACGTGGTCGGGGGTGGCGAGTCTGCTCTCGGCCCCCTTCGGCGCGCACACGACCAACCTCGCCGCGATCACGGCGGCCATCGCCGCGGGCGAGGAGGCGCACCCTGACCCCGGGCGGCGCTGGGTCGCGGGCCTGAGCGCGGCCTTTTTCTACCTGATGCTGGGCATCTTTGCGGGCTGGGTGGTGGGCGCGGTGGGGGCCGTCCCCGCCCCGGTGGTCGCGGCGCTGGCCGGGCTGGCCCTCGTGTCCACCACCCTGTCGAGCGTCACGGCGGCGCTAAACGGGGAGCGGGGGCGCGAGGCCACCTTCCTCACCCTGGCGGTGACGGCAAGCGGCGTGACGTTCCTGGGGGTGGGGAGCGCGGTGTGGGGCCTGCTGCTGGGAGGAGGGCTGCTCTGGGTCAGGTCCCGCGAGCACTGACCCCAACCCTTTCACCGGGGTTGCCGGAGACTCGTCTGGGGCGCTGCTGTTCGAGGTTGTTCCAGGATGCCGATGAACTGCTGGGCGATCCGGGACCACTCGAAGTCGGGCAGGTCAAGGCTCTCCTGCGACCCGGGGTCGCGGGTCAGGACACGCAACTTCGGCGCCGTCAGGTCCCCGGCGTAGGTCCTGACCCAGTCCTCACCGACCGTCTCCCGGAGATCCCGAATCGCGGCGAGGTCCGGCCCAATGAAGGGGCGGGAAAAGGACAAGGCCAGCAGGGCGGTCCCGGAGTTCGTGACCACCCGGTACGGACAGACTACCCACGTTGCGGCGCTGAAATAGAGCGGCACCTCAGCGTCGTCAATCAGCTCTAGGTGGGTATGGATTCTCGGATGCTCCAGCATCTCCCGGTCGAGGTCGTACCGCGGCTGCCCGGCCACGAGCAGGTACAGGTCCGGGTCGGTTTCGGCCAGCTCGCGGAAGACCCGGATCAGGGCCTCCAGATTCTTGTAAGGGCGAATCTGCCCGAAGAACAGCAGGACTCGCGCGCCCTCCGGCACGCCCAGCCGCCTGCGGGCCTCCTGGGCCGGGAGGGGCCGGGGGTACAGCGGGCGGTAATGCCCGTGGGGCAGCACGAAGACCCGGGCCGAGGCGTACCGGCGGTCCTCCTGGACCGCCCTCTTGGAGTGCTCGCTCAGGCAATGAACGTAGTCGACGAACCGGGGAAAGAGCGCGTTGTACACCTGTCTCAGGGCCGAGTTCTCCTCGTGGGCCCTGAGATTGTGGGCGGTCCAGACGATCCGGGTGCCCCGCAGCCTCGTCGTCAGGAGCATGAGCAGGAACTTGGCCAGGTTTCCCGGTCCCCAGCCACCGCTCGTTTCGTTGACCACGTTCTCCGGCCAGTGGACATGCAGGTAGTCGTATTTCTTCCGCAGAAGTTGCTTGTACCGGAACTCGTCGACCTCCACCCCTCTCTTCTCCAACTCGGAGTAGAACAGGTAGTTATAGGGATTGGTCGACTTGTTTTCGCTTTTGGGCCAGGCAAGTATTTTCATGGGGTCACAGGTAGGACTGGGCTGCGACGAGAACGGTGCCCGCCTCTCCTCTTATAGAAAGTGCGAGTGGTGCGGCACGCCCTAATCTTAAAATAGCACACCAATCTCTTATAATTTTTACACGTGGGCCTTGAGAACACGGCGGCCAGAGGAGAAGCAAGTTGGGCTGAGACCCCTCCGCCCTCAACCCCGCTCTAAACTGCCCCACATGAACCTAGACGCCATCCGCGCGCAGTTCCCGCCCCTCGCCTCGGGCCGCGCGTACCTCGACAACGCGGCGGGCGGACTGCTGCCCTCGCGCGCCATCGCCGCGGTCACTGACCACCTCACCCGCTACGGGGCCACGAACGCCATGCCGGGGCACCGGCCCGGGCAGGAGATCCTGGCCCTGAAGCACCGCGCACGGGAGGCCACCGCCGTCTTCCTGAACGCGAATCCGGAGGACGTGGCCCTGGGGCCGAGCGCCACCGCCCTCGCGTTCCGGCTAGCGGCGGCCTTCGCCCGGATGTGGGGTCCCGGTGACGAGGTAATCCTGAGCGGTCTGGAACACGAGGCGAACGCGAGCCCCTGGCGCGAGCTGGAGCGCGCAGGCGTGAAAATCCACGTCTGGCACGCCCGGCAGCCCGACATGCAGCTTCACCAAAGCGACCTCGCGGCGCTGCTCTCGCCCCGCACCCGGCTGGTGTCGGTGACGGCGGCGAGCAACGTCCTGGGGGTGAGCGTAGATATTCCGGCCGTCGCGGCGCAGGTGCGGGCGGCGGGGGCCTGGACCGTCGTGGACGCCGTTCACGCCGCCCCACACGCCTTTCCCGACGTGGGGGCCTGGGGCGCGGACTTCGTGATGTTCAGCCCCTACAAGGTCTGGGGGCCGCACCTGGGGGCGCTGTGGGTCTCGCCCGAACACCGCCCCCACCTCCCCTGGCCCCGGCTGAGCTTCGTTCCGGAGGGGGATATCACCGGGCTGGAGTACGGCACGCCACAGTTCGAGCTGCTCGCCGGGTGGCTGGGCACGCTGGACTACCTGCGCGAACTCGGCGGGCACGGGGCGCTGAGCCGCGCTGCGCTGGAGGCGGCGTCGGCCTGTATCCAGGAGTTGGAGGAACCGGTTTCAGAGCGCCTCCTCACCGGCCTGCTGAATGCCCCGGGTGTGACGGTCTACGGTCCCCCAACGATGGAGGGCCGCATTGGCACCGTCGCCTTTCGCGTGGAGGGGGAAGCGCCCGAGCTCACCGCCGCGCGGCTCTCGGCCGATGGGGTGGATGTGGCTGCCGGGCACTTCTACGCGGTGCAGCCCCTGAAGGACTTGGGGCTATACCCGCAGGGGGTGGTGCGCGCCAGCATCGGGCACTACACAAGTCTGGAAGATGTGGAGAGGCTGCTGGCCGAAGTTTGAGGGTGGGTATCACCGGGACGTGGGGCCAGCCTGAAGACCTGTTGACCTGATGTGCCAAGCCCCCTCACCTCACCTTGTTGCAATGCTCCCATGACGACGCAGGGCGAGCCGAGGGGCGACAGCAGTGAAAGCCTCGAAGTGAGGAAGACCCGCGTCCAGCAGATGATCAACGAGGGCCGCGAGGAGGAGCTGTCGGAGGAGGATTACCAGTTCGCGGTAGGGAACGGCCTGCTGGAGGAGGGGCTGGCGGAGGCTTAAAGCCCGGGCCTCGCGCCGCGCGAACCATCTCTACCCGGGGCCACACCTTATCCCGAGCACGAACTCCGGGCGTTAAAAGGGGCACTCGGGTGCCCCCCCAGATGCCGTGCGTCGTCCGCCTAAAACCTAGGCTTCGGTGGATCGTCCAGCGTCATCGCCTCGTCCGTCTCGTCGGCCCAGACGATCATGTTCGTCAGGCGGGCGGAGCCGAAGGTGGTTGCGAAGGCCACGTCACTGGCGTCCCGCCCCTGGGCGATCAGCACCCGGCCGATGCGGGGGACGTTGTGTCGGGCGTCGAAGGTGCGCCACTCGCCGTCCAGGTACGCCTCGAACCAGGCATGGAAGTCCATGGGCACGTTCCCCGAGTCGAACTCGATGTCGGGAAGGTAACCGCACACGTAGCGGGCGGGGATGTTCAGCGCGCGGCAGAAGGCGACGCCCATGTGCGCGAAGTCGCGGCACACCGCGCGCTTACTGTCCAGCGCCTGCCGGGCGGTTGTGCTCGAATTGCTGCCCGAGCCGTACACGCACTCGTCTTGCAGGAAGTCGCAGATCGCCTGCACCTGCGCCCAGCCCCCCCGAACATTGCCGAAGCGGGTCCACGCCTCGTTGCTGACGAGGTCGCTATCTACGTAGCGGCTGGGCAGGAGGTAGGTGATCGCCTCGTCGGGCAACTCCTCGACCAGATGCTTGCGGAGGTTCGGCAGGACGGGGTCGGGCCTGCGGGTCACCTCGGCGATCAGGTCGTGGCCGATGGTGAACTCGCCGGGCTGGGCGAGCGTGCGCCAGACGAGGTTGCCGTGGGTGTCGGTGTAGGTGTGGATGCCTGCCGCCACGCCCAGGGGCCGCTGGTCGAGGAGGCGCTGGCGGGTTCCCGTGGCGCCCAGACGGTCCTGGGGCTGCACGACGAACAGCATGGGGGTTGGATACGGCACGTCGAAGGTGAGGGAAAAGCCCGCCCGGACGCGAGTGGGCTGGTCGATCGGGGCGGCCCCGGGATCGGTCTGGACGTCGGGCTGGGGCATACCGTTCAGTTTGCCGCGCGGCAGAGGTTGGGTGGGTGTGAAGTCTATTCCTGGCGGCCCTCATGGAGCCGGGCGCCTGTGGGCCTGGGGCGGACGCTACCCTGCCCCCATGAATCGTCTGGCCCAGGAGACCAGCCCGTACCTCCTCCAGCACGCGGACAATCCGGTGGACTGGTGGCCCTGGGGTGAGGAGGCCTTCGCTGAGGCCCGGCACAGGGACGTGCCCGTGCTTCTCTCGGTGGGCTACTCGACCTGCCACTGGTGCCACGTGATGGCCCACGAGAGCTTCGAGGACGAGGCGACCGCCGAATTCATGAACGCCCACTTCGTGAACATCAAGGTGGACCGCGAGGAGCGTCCCGACGTGGACGGCATCTACATGACGGCCACCCAGCTCATGACTGGACAGGGCGGCTGGCCGATGACCGTGTTCCTGACCCCGAACGGCGAGCCCTTCTACGCGGGCACTTACTTCCCCCCCGAGGACCGCTACGGGATGCCGGGCTTCCGCCGCCTGCTGGCGAGCGTGGCGCACGCCTGGCGGGAGGACCGGGACAAGCTGGCCGGGAACGCGCAGGCCCTCAGCGAACACGTGCGCGAGGCGAGCCGTCCCCGTGCCGCAGTGGGCGACCTCCCCCCCGACTTCCTGAACCGGGGCGTCGAGAACCTGCGCCGGGTGTACGACGCCGACCTGGGCGGCTTCGGACGAGCGCCCAAGTTCCCGGCGCCCACCACGCTGGATTTCCTGCTCACCCGGCCCGAGGGGCGCGACATGGCGCTGCACACCCTGCGGAGGATGGGACGGGGCGGCATCTACGACCAACTGGGCGGCGGCTTTCACCGCTACTCGGTGGACGAGCGCTGGCTGGTCCCGCACTTCGAGAAGATGCTGTACGACAACGCGCAGCTCACGCGGACGCTGCTACGGGCCTACCAGTACACGGGGGACGAGGCCTTCGCCCGGCTGGCCCGCGAGACGCTGACGTACCTGGAGCGCGAGATGCTCTCCCAAACGGGCGGCTTCTACTCTGCCCAGGATGCCGACACACAGGGGGTGGAGGGCCTGACCTTCACCTGGACGCCCGGAGAGATTCGGGAGGTGCTGGGAGAAGGACCGGACAGCGACCTCGTGCTGCGGATATACGGCGTGACCGAGGAGGGGAATTTCCTCGACCCACACCGGCCCGAGTACGGGCGCCGCAACGTGCTACATGTGCCCACTCCAGTCGCCGACCTCGCCCGCGACCTGGGCGAGAGCGTGGAGGCCCTCACTGCTCGGCTGGACGCGGCCCGTGCCCGGTTGCTGGCTGTACGGGAACAGCGACCCCAGCCCGGCACGGACGATAAGGTGCTGACCTCCTGGAATGGACTGGCCCTCGAGGCCTTTGCGGACGCGGGGCGGGTTCTGGGGGAGACGCACTTCTTGGAGATCGCCCGGCGCAACGCCGACTTCGTGCGAAACCACCTTCGCCTGCCCGACGGGACGCTGCGGCACACCTTCAAGAACGGTGAGGCGCGGGTAGAAGGCCTGCTGGAGGACCACGCGCTGTACGGCCTGGGGCTGGTCGCGCTGTACCAGGCGGGCGGGGACCTCGCCCATCTGGAGTGGGCGCGTGAACTCTGGGGGGTCGTGCACCGCGACTTCTGGGATGAGGAGGCCGGGCTCTTCCGCTCGACGGGGGGCCGGGCCGAGACGCTGCTCACCCGCCAGGCGCAGGGCTTCGACTCAGCCATTCTCAGCGACAACGCCGCCGCCGCGCTCCTCGGCCTGTGGGTGGGCCGCTACTTCGGCGACGAGGAGGCCGAGCGGCTGGCCCGCGCTACCGTCCGCACCTATCAGAGCGACATGCTAGCGGCAGCCGGGGGATTCGGGGGGTTGTGGCAGGCCGCCGCCTTCCTCGAATCGCCCCATGTGGAGGTCGCCCTGATCGGCATGCCTGAGGAACGTGCGCCGCTGGAGCGCGTCCTCGCCCGCTTCCCCCTCCCTTTCGCAGCCCTCGCGCCCGCCGAGCGCGGCGAGGGGCTGCCTGTGCTGGAGGGAAGACCGGGGGGAGGCACCGCCTACGTCTGCGTGGGCCACGCCTGCGACCTCCCCACCCGCGACCCGGAGGTATTGGCCGGGCAGCTGGGGAGGCTGTAGGGGTAACTGGCAGAGCCGGGACGAGGGGAGGAGCAAGTACCGTTTCCACCCAGCCTCCTGCCTACGGGGGAAGAAGCAACAGCGTTCAAGCCTCGCTCCTCATGACCCGGTACGGCCGTACTCACCTCCTCAGCGCCTGAGTTCCCGCACCCCTTCCGGCGCCGCCACGAAGGCCAACCCCGCCATGCCCAGGAAGAACCCCGTCTCCACCACGCCGAGCGTGCCCTTGAGCTGCCGCTCCAGTGTGGCCGGGTCGAAGCTCTGCGGGAGTTGCGCGTCGTAGATGTAGTTGCCGTTGTCGGTGACGTAGGGCTGGGCGCCCAGCTGCCGGAGCCGCCCGCCGGGGACGAGCCCCCGCAGCCGCTCGATGGTGGACAGAAAACCGAAGCGGGCGATCTCGATGGGTAGGGACGCTTTTTCCCCCAGCCGGGTCACGATCTTGGTGTGGTCGGCGATGATGATCAGCCGCCGGGCCTGCACCTCGGTCAACTTCTCGCGCAGCAGTGCGCCGCCCAGGCCCTTGATGAGGTTCAGCTCCGGGTCGATCTCGTCCGCCCCGTCGATGGCGAGGTCGAGGGGGCGGGGATCGAGCGGCTCGACTGGGATGCCGACTTGCCGGGCCAGGGCTTCCGAGGCGTCACTCGTCGCCACGCCGACCACGCCTTGCAGGTCGCCGGACGCCACCCGCTCCCCGATGGCGAGAATGGCGTACTTGGCCGTGCTGCCGGTGCCCAGACCGACCCGCATTCCGCTCTGGACAAGGGTGACGGCGCGGCGGGCGGCCTCCTCCTTCAGCCGCTCCAGGTCAGCCATCGGCCCGCTTCTTCCGGTCCGCGTCAATGGCCGCGGCCACGGCGTCGGCGTGCCCGTCCACGGATACGGCGAGCCAGGCTTTCACGAGCCTGCCGTCCGGGCCGATCAGGAAGGTCTGCCGCTTCACCCCCTCGACCACCTTGCCGTACAGGTTCTTGGAGCCGTAGGCGCCAATCCCCTTCAGGAACTCCGCCCCCTCGTCGCTCAGCAGGGGGAAGGGCAGGCTGTACTTCTCGGCAAAGGCGCGGTGGCTGTCCGCGTCGTCCTGGCTCACGCCCAGGATGACGGCACCGTGGGCTTTCAGCAGGGCGCTGTCGCGGAAGTCACAGGCCTCCTTGGTGCAGCCGGGCGTGTCGTCCTTGGGATAGGCGTACAGCACCACGTAACGGCCCGCATAGTCGGAGAGGCGGTGAGTGCGACCCTCGGCGTCGGGCAGGGCGAAGTCGGGAAAGGGCTCACCGGGAGCCGGGTGGGGGGCAGTCTCGATCATGTGCAGAGGGTAACCGACGGCGGAGGGGGATGGGGCGGGACGCGGGTATGCTGGGCGGCGTGAACCTCGCCTCGTATATTGACCACACCCTGCTCAAGGCCACTGCCACCGCCGCCGACATCCGCCAGCTCTGCGCGGAGGCGCGGGAACATTCGTTTTACGCGGTGTGCGTGAATCCGGTCTACGTGCCCCTCGCTGCGGCCGAACTGGCAGGCTCGGGCGTGAAGGTCGCCACCGTCTGCGGCTTCCCTCTGGGCGCCCTCCTGCCCGAACAGAAGGCCGTCGAGGCCCGCCTGAGCGTGGAGGCGGGCGCCGACGAGGTGGACATGGTCATCCACATCGGCGCCGCGCTGGAGGGTGACTGGGAGGCAGTAAAAGCCGATATACGCACGGTAAGACGGGCCATTCCCGAGAGCGTGCTGAAGGTCATCATCGAGACCAGCTACTTGAATGACGAGCAGAAGCGCGCCGTGACCGAAGCCGCCATCACAGGTGGGGCAGATTTCGTCAAGACGAGCACCGGCTTCGCCACGGGTGGCGCGACCGTCGAGGACGTGCGCCTGATGGCCGAGGTGATCGCGGGCCGAGCGCACATCAAGGCGGCGGGCGGCGTGCGGACCCCCGCTGACGCGAGGGCGATGATCGAGGCGGGCGCGACCCGGCTGGGCACCTCGGGCGGCGTGGCCCTGGTGAGCGGCGAGGGGAGTGGTTCTGGCTACTGAGCCGCGGGAAGTCATCCTCGCCTCGGGCAGCCCAAGGCGGCGGGAATTGCTGGCGAACCTGGGCGTTCCCTTTCGTGTCGTCGTCAGCGGCGAGGCGGAGGACAGCCCCGAGCGCGACCCGGAGCGGCTGGCGGGCGAACTCGCGGCGCTTAAGGCGCGGGCCGTGGCGAGAGCGCATCGCGGTGCGGTCGTCCTCGCGGCGGACACCGTCGTCGCGGCGGACGGCCACCTCCTGGGCAAACCGGGGGACGAGGCGGAGAATCGCGCCTTCGTGCGGCAGCTCTCCGGGCGGACCCATCAGGTGTATACGGGCGTCACCATCGTCTCCAGCGGGCGGGAGTCGAGTGGCGTGGAGCGCACCGACGTGACCTTCCGCGACCTTACCGACGCCGAAATCACCCACTACGCCCAGACCGGGGAAGGGCTGGACAAGGCGGGCGGCTACGGCATTCAGGGTGTGGGAATGGCGCTCGTCACGCGCATTGACGGGGACTACTCCAACGTGGTCGGCTTTCCCCTTGGGCTGGTGATCCGGCTGTTACGGGGGTCGGGCGTGGCGGTGTGGGGGGAGTAGGGCTGCTATTCGAGAGGAGACATGGGCTACAATCCCACGCGCACGGGGTAGTGGTCCAACTGCGCCCTCCATTGCCCGGCTATCGCTCGCACCTGGGCCTCGTCCACACCGAAGTCCAACCAGACCTCGTCCGGCTCCTCGCTTATGGCCGCGTGAGGACATAGCTCCTTGAAGGGCGGCAGGAACTCTGCGGCCAGGTAGCAGCGCAGGGTCATTGGCCTCCCCGAGGAGTGCCCGTTCAGAATCTCGAACCCCAGGCACGGCTCCGTGAAGAAGATTCGCGTCGTCAGGCGGTTACGCTGCCACAAGCTAAAGACGGCTGCATGATCCGCCACCTCGTCAAGCCACTCGGTCAACCACTGCACTTCAAATGTGGTCAGGGCGGGATCGGTCCATTCCCAGACGGGGTCCCCGTATTGCATTGCAAATGGAGCCGGACAAGCAGCCAGTCCGAGTCCCACTCCTGATCTTCGACCTTAGGGAACTGGTAACCCAGCAGCTCGAAGCGCAGGACGACTCGCTCCTCCTGAAGAACTACGACGTCCATCTGCTCTTACGTCAGGACTGGCCCACGCCCTCCTCCACCCGCTCCACCCGCGTCTCCAGCCGAATCTCGCTGTTCAGGCTGGCGGCGACCGAGCAGTATTTCTCGTGGCTGAGGTGGGCGGCGCGGTCCAGCGCCTCGGGGGTCAGGCCCTCGCCGCTGGCGATGTGGCGCACGGTGATGGTCGTGTAGCGCTTCGGGTGGGTCTCAGCCCGCTCGC
It encodes the following:
- a CDS encoding benzoate/H(+) symporter BenE family transporter; translation: MTALTDLRRDASGSAVTAGFVAVVVGAASSIGLLVGAARDFGLTHGQTVSWVLACYLAISVSGAVLTWRHRAPVKMAWTTPGLALVASLAAARGLSYPEVLGAYVLSALIMTGLGLSGAFERATSRIPPALANALLAGVLLPFVLGAFRALPQAPVPVGGMLLVFLAGRVWFTRWAVPAALLAGAGLSLAVHVVGPVTGAGLGTLVWTTPQFSLRGVLTLALPMTVLTLASQQLPGVAVLRSCGFARVPTSPLITWSGVASLLSAPFGAHTTNLAAITAAIAAGEEAHPDPGRRWVAGLSAAFFYLMLGIFAGWVVGAVGAVPAPVVAALAGLALVSTTLSSVTAALNGERGREATFLTLAVTASGVTFLGVGSAVWGLLLGGGLLWVRSREH
- a CDS encoding glycosyltransferase, with the translated sequence MKILAWPKSENKSTNPYNYLFYSELEKRGVEVDEFRYKQLLRKKYDYLHVHWPENVVNETSGGWGPGNLAKFLLMLLTTRLRGTRIVWTAHNLRAHEENSALRQVYNALFPRFVDYVHCLSEHSKRAVQEDRRYASARVFVLPHGHYRPLYPRPLPAQEARRRLGVPEGARVLLFFGQIRPYKNLEALIRVFRELAETDPDLYLLVAGQPRYDLDREMLEHPRIHTHLELIDDAEVPLYFSAATWVVCPYRVVTNSGTALLALSFSRPFIGPDLAAIRDLRETVGEDWVRTYAGDLTAPKLRVLTRDPGSQESLDLPDFEWSRIAQQFIGILEQPRTAAPQTSLRQPR
- a CDS encoding cysteine desulfurase-like protein translates to MNLDAIRAQFPPLASGRAYLDNAAGGLLPSRAIAAVTDHLTRYGATNAMPGHRPGQEILALKHRAREATAVFLNANPEDVALGPSATALAFRLAAAFARMWGPGDEVILSGLEHEANASPWRELERAGVKIHVWHARQPDMQLHQSDLAALLSPRTRLVSVTAASNVLGVSVDIPAVAAQVRAAGAWTVVDAVHAAPHAFPDVGAWGADFVMFSPYKVWGPHLGALWVSPEHRPHLPWPRLSFVPEGDITGLEYGTPQFELLAGWLGTLDYLRELGGHGALSRAALEAASACIQELEEPVSERLLTGLLNAPGVTVYGPPTMEGRIGTVAFRVEGEAPELTAARLSADGVDVAAGHFYAVQPLKDLGLYPQGVVRASIGHYTSLEDVERLLAEV
- a CDS encoding transglutaminase-like domain-containing protein yields the protein MPQPDVQTDPGAAPIDQPTRVRAGFSLTFDVPYPTPMLFVVQPQDRLGATGTRQRLLDQRPLGVAAGIHTYTDTHGNLVWRTLAQPGEFTIGHDLIAEVTRRPDPVLPNLRKHLVEELPDEAITYLLPSRYVDSDLVSNEAWTRFGNVRGGWAQVQAICDFLQDECVYGSGSNSSTTARQALDSKRAVCRDFAHMGVAFCRALNIPARYVCGYLPDIEFDSGNVPMDFHAWFEAYLDGEWRTFDARHNVPRIGRVLIAQGRDASDVAFATTFGSARLTNMIVWADETDEAMTLDDPPKPRF
- a CDS encoding thioredoxin domain-containing protein, translated to MNRLAQETSPYLLQHADNPVDWWPWGEEAFAEARHRDVPVLLSVGYSTCHWCHVMAHESFEDEATAEFMNAHFVNIKVDREERPDVDGIYMTATQLMTGQGGWPMTVFLTPNGEPFYAGTYFPPEDRYGMPGFRRLLASVAHAWREDRDKLAGNAQALSEHVREASRPRAAVGDLPPDFLNRGVENLRRVYDADLGGFGRAPKFPAPTTLDFLLTRPEGRDMALHTLRRMGRGGIYDQLGGGFHRYSVDERWLVPHFEKMLYDNAQLTRTLLRAYQYTGDEAFARLARETLTYLEREMLSQTGGFYSAQDADTQGVEGLTFTWTPGEIREVLGEGPDSDLVLRIYGVTEEGNFLDPHRPEYGRRNVLHVPTPVADLARDLGESVEALTARLDAARARLLAVREQRPQPGTDDKVLTSWNGLALEAFADAGRVLGETHFLEIARRNADFVRNHLRLPDGTLRHTFKNGEARVEGLLEDHALYGLGLVALYQAGGDLAHLEWARELWGVVHRDFWDEEAGLFRSTGGRAETLLTRQAQGFDSAILSDNAAAALLGLWVGRYFGDEEAERLARATVRTYQSDMLAAAGGFGGLWQAAAFLESPHVEVALIGMPEERAPLERVLARFPLPFAALAPAERGEGLPVLEGRPGGGTAYVCVGHACDLPTRDPEVLAGQLGRL
- the rpiA gene encoding ribose 5-phosphate isomerase A, with amino-acid sequence MADLERLKEEAARRAVTLVQSGMRVGLGTGSTAKYAILAIGERVASGDLQGVVGVATSDASEALARQVGIPVEPLDPRPLDLAIDGADEIDPELNLIKGLGGALLREKLTEVQARRLIIIADHTKIVTRLGEKASLPIEIARFGFLSTIERLRGLVPGGRLRQLGAQPYVTDNGNYIYDAQLPQSFDPATLERQLKGTLGVVETGFFLGMAGLAFVAAPEGVRELRR
- a CDS encoding peroxiredoxin; the protein is MIETAPHPAPGEPFPDFALPDAEGRTHRLSDYAGRYVVLYAYPKDDTPGCTKEACDFRDSALLKAHGAVILGVSQDDADSHRAFAEKYSLPFPLLSDEGAEFLKGIGAYGSKNLYGKVVEGVKRQTFLIGPDGRLVKAWLAVSVDGHADAVAAAIDADRKKRADG
- the deoC gene encoding deoxyribose-phosphate aldolase; translated protein: MNLASYIDHTLLKATATAADIRQLCAEAREHSFYAVCVNPVYVPLAAAELAGSGVKVATVCGFPLGALLPEQKAVEARLSVEAGADEVDMVIHIGAALEGDWEAVKADIRTVRRAIPESVLKVIIETSYLNDEQKRAVTEAAITGGADFVKTSTGFATGGATVEDVRLMAEVIAGRAHIKAAGGVRTPADARAMIEAGATRLGTSGGVALVSGEGSGSGY
- a CDS encoding Maf family nucleotide pyrophosphatase, with product MATEPREVILASGSPRRRELLANLGVPFRVVVSGEAEDSPERDPERLAGELAALKARAVARAHRGAVVLAADTVVAADGHLLGKPGDEAENRAFVRQLSGRTHQVYTGVTIVSSGRESSGVERTDVTFRDLTDAEITHYAQTGEGLDKAGGYGIQGVGMALVTRIDGDYSNVVGFPLGLVIRLLRGSGVAVWGE
- a CDS encoding WapI family immunity protein → MQYGDPVWEWTDPALTTFEVQWLTEWLDEVADHAAVFSLWQRNRLTTRIFFTEPCLGFEILNGHSSGRPMTLRCYLAAEFLPPFKELCPHAAISEEPDEVWLDFGVDEAQVRAIAGQWRAQLDHYPVRVGL
- a CDS encoding WapI family immunity protein, whose amino-acid sequence is MDVVVLQEERVVLRFELLGYQFPKVEDQEWDSDWLLVRLHLQCNTGTPSGNGPIPP